The Gemmatimonas phototrophica region CGGAGTTTTACGGACTCACCGACGCCGATCTCGCCAGCATTCCCGGCGCGGCGCTGGGTGATGATCGGTACGCCACGGCGAAAGATGTGATTGAGCGCAAGCGCAGCGTGTATTCGGGGCGCGTGGGCTACGAAGTGTGGCACCTCGAAGTGAACGAGGAGCGCAACTGGTTCCGTCGCGCCTTCCGCGACGGAGTGCTGACGCGCCCGCTCACGGCTGACGAAAAGAAGCAGGTGCTGCAGCGCCTCAACGAAGTGGACGGACTGGAGCGTTTCCTCGGGCGCGCCTATCAGGGCTACAAGCGCTTCTCCGTGGAAGGCACCGATACGCTCATCCCCATGCTCGATGCCATGATCGACGCGTTGGGACGTGAAGGGGCCAACGAGGTGGTGATAGGCATGGCGCACCGCGGCCGTCTCAACGTGCTCACGAACGTGATGGGCAAGCCGTTCGAGGCGCTGTTCGCCGAATTTGAAGGGCACCACGAAGCGGCCGATGAGAACGCGACCGGCGACGTGAAGTACCACATGGGCTACAACGGCGCGCGCACGGTGGATGGCCGCGACGTGAAGCTGCGTCTCATGCCCAACCCGTCGCACCTCGAAGTCGTAAACCCGGTCATTGAAGGGGTAGTACGCGCGCTGCAGCGCGAGCCCGGCAAGCCGGGGGAGCGGAATGAGCATGTCGTGGTGCCGGTCGCCATTCATGGTGACGCCGCGTTTCCGGGCGAAGGCATCGTGGCGGAGACGCTGAACATCTCGCATCTCAATGCGTACCGCACCGGCGGTACGATTCACATCATCGTGAACAATCAGGTCGGCTTCACCACCGACCCGTCCGATGCGCGCTCCACGTATTACTCGTCGGATCTCGCCAAGGGATTCGAAATCCCCATCTTCCACGTCAACGCCGACGACGCCGAGGCGTGCATCATTGCCATGCGGCTGGCGTGCGCGTACCGCGCGACGTTCAAGAAGGATGTACTGATCGATCTGGTGGGCTACCGTCGTCATGGGCACAACGAAGGCGATGAGCCCATGTACACGCAGCCGACGCGCACGGCGGCCATTCGGAAGCATCCCACAGTGCCGCAGGTCTGGGCCAGCCGTCTGGTGCGCGAAGGGGTGATGGGCACCGATGATGCTGCCGCGGTCGAGCAGGCGGTGTCGCAGCGGTACGCCGAGATTCACAGCCGCTTCAAGCAATCGCTGCTGGGCAGTGAAAAGCATGCGCCGTGGCCGGCCGAAGCGGTGGTCGTCCCCAAGCCGGTGGTCACCGCGCTGCCCGCTGAACGGCTGCACTTCGTCAACGAGTCGCTGCTGCAGTGGCCGGCCGACTTTGCGGCCAATCCCCGCCTGGCCAAGCAGCTGGAACGTCGTCGCGACACGATGGGCGAGCAGGGTGGCATTGAGTGGGGGCACGCGGAAGCGCTGGCCTTTGGCTCGTTGCTGCTCGATGGCATGTCGGTGCGCATTACCGGGCAGGACGCCGAGCGCGGGACCTTCTCGCACCGGCACTCGGTGCTGAATGATGTGAATACCGGCCGCAAGTACGCGCCGCTGGCCAACATTCCCGGCGCCAAGGGCGCGTTCGAGGTCTACAACTCGGCGCTCTCCGAAACCGCCGTCATGGCCTTCGAATACGGCTACAGTGTCATTGCGACCGATACGCTCACGCTGTGGGAAGCGCAGTTCGGCGATTTCGTGAACGTGGCGCAGCCGATCATCGATCAGTTCATTGTGGCCGACCGCGCGAAGTGGGGGCAGGACAGTGGATTGGTGATGCTGCTGCCGCACGGCTACGAAGGGCAGGGGCCGGAGCACTCCAGCGCCCGTCTGGAGCGCTTCCTGCAGCTGTGTGCCGAAGGGAACATGACGGTGGCTTACTGCAGCACGCCGGCGCAGTACTTCCACTTGTTGCGTCGTCAGGCGTTGCGGAAGCACCGTCGTCCGCTGGTGTGCATGCAGCCCAAGTCGTTGCTGCGGTTGCCGCAGGCGGCGTCGCGGTTGGATGACCTGGTGCAGGGCGCGTTCCAGCCGGTCATTGATGATCCCATGACGGCGCAGCATCGCGACGAAGTGCGGCGCATCGTCTTCTGCACGGGCAAGCTGTACTACGATCTCGCGCTGTCGCCGTCGCGCAA contains the following coding sequences:
- a CDS encoding 2-oxoglutarate dehydrogenase E1 component, encoding MSAITSVFNDGIFAEQFEKYRRDPASVDETWRQYFRIAESLFGGAAGAAPVASATDTALLTKVAAAASLQQAIRMYGHYAVQLDPLGSPPAGADELSPEFYGLTDADLASIPGAALGDDRYATAKDVIERKRSVYSGRVGYEVWHLEVNEERNWFRRAFRDGVLTRPLTADEKKQVLQRLNEVDGLERFLGRAYQGYKRFSVEGTDTLIPMLDAMIDALGREGANEVVIGMAHRGRLNVLTNVMGKPFEALFAEFEGHHEAADENATGDVKYHMGYNGARTVDGRDVKLRLMPNPSHLEVVNPVIEGVVRALQREPGKPGERNEHVVVPVAIHGDAAFPGEGIVAETLNISHLNAYRTGGTIHIIVNNQVGFTTDPSDARSTYYSSDLAKGFEIPIFHVNADDAEACIIAMRLACAYRATFKKDVLIDLVGYRRHGHNEGDEPMYTQPTRTAAIRKHPTVPQVWASRLVREGVMGTDDAAAVEQAVSQRYAEIHSRFKQSLLGSEKHAPWPAEAVVVPKPVVTALPAERLHFVNESLLQWPADFAANPRLAKQLERRRDTMGEQGGIEWGHAEALAFGSLLLDGMSVRITGQDAERGTFSHRHSVLNDVNTGRKYAPLANIPGAKGAFEVYNSALSETAVMAFEYGYSVIATDTLTLWEAQFGDFVNVAQPIIDQFIVADRAKWGQDSGLVMLLPHGYEGQGPEHSSARLERFLQLCAEGNMTVAYCSTPAQYFHLLRRQALRKHRRPLVCMQPKSLLRLPQAASRLDDLVQGAFQPVIDDPMTAQHRDEVRRIVFCTGKLYYDLALSPSRNPQVALVRVEELYPWPHEEIQRIMDLYPAVEQVVWAQEEPKNQGAWTYVQPRLRASAGAAVGVRYVGRPERASPAEGFADAHQAEQARIVAMVMDTGEVLDARPAMTATH